A part of Amycolatopsis lurida genomic DNA contains:
- a CDS encoding pentapeptide repeat-containing protein gives MKRFLRSPLLWTFVVSLVLLLAVGGWLLTDPATSRSEALKTGGIAGGAIVALYALWLNDRRRRVEERRQEVERQRQELELRRADQDRDRISDERFAKAVELLGHEADQVRVGALHALAGLARGREIYKQTVLDILCSYLRRPFEHPRYQDTAKRDGNTAPKEGSAEEDQELQVRQTAQRLIGELLPAADSEGTPGYDLDLTGAVLEYFDLSERKIGKLLLRYAGLYSSTNLSGCVFLGPVYLTGAGTKEKKRIGFFRCSEARFEQRAWFSGVRFSEDVEFRDTVFAGETSFKDSVFAKDAVFADAEFKGTLDLRRARFEGFGDLSFREPPGTVSLYNTSVEPARDHELPSGWSVETLPDGRARLTVKDL, from the coding sequence CCCCCTTGCTCTGGACCTTCGTCGTCTCGCTCGTCCTGCTGCTCGCGGTCGGCGGCTGGTTGCTGACGGATCCGGCGACCAGCCGCAGCGAGGCGCTGAAGACCGGCGGCATCGCCGGGGGCGCCATCGTCGCGCTGTACGCGTTGTGGCTCAACGACAGGCGGCGCCGGGTCGAGGAGCGACGGCAGGAGGTCGAACGGCAGCGGCAGGAGCTCGAGCTGCGGCGGGCCGACCAGGACCGGGACCGGATCTCGGACGAACGGTTCGCCAAGGCCGTCGAGCTGCTCGGGCACGAGGCCGACCAGGTGCGGGTGGGGGCCCTGCACGCGCTGGCGGGGCTGGCCCGCGGCCGCGAGATCTACAAGCAGACCGTGCTGGACATCCTGTGCTCGTACCTGCGGCGGCCGTTCGAGCATCCGCGGTATCAGGACACGGCGAAACGGGACGGGAACACCGCACCGAAAGAGGGCTCCGCGGAGGAGGACCAAGAACTCCAGGTGCGGCAGACCGCGCAACGGCTGATCGGGGAACTGCTCCCGGCCGCGGATTCCGAGGGCACGCCGGGGTACGACCTCGACCTGACCGGGGCGGTGCTGGAGTACTTCGATCTTTCGGAGCGGAAGATCGGCAAGCTGTTGCTCCGCTACGCGGGTTTGTACAGCAGCACCAACCTTTCCGGCTGTGTGTTCCTCGGGCCGGTGTACCTGACGGGCGCGGGAACGAAAGAGAAAAAACGCATCGGCTTCTTCCGGTGCAGTGAAGCCAGGTTCGAACAGCGGGCGTGGTTCAGCGGGGTCCGGTTCTCCGAGGACGTCGAGTTCCGCGACACCGTGTTCGCGGGCGAGACCTCCTTCAAGGACAGCGTTTTCGCGAAGGACGCCGTCTTCGCCGACGCGGAGTTCAAGGGCACGCTCGATCTGCGCCGCGCACGGTTCGAGGGCTTCGGGGATCTGAGCTTCCGCGAGCCACCGGGCACGGTGTCGCTCTACAACACGTCGGTGGAACCGGCGAGGGACCACGAACTCCCGTCCGGCTGGTCCGTCGAGACCCTGCCGGACGGCCGCGCCCGGCTCACGGTGAAGGACTTATGA